From a region of the Desmodus rotundus isolate HL8 chromosome 7, HLdesRot8A.1, whole genome shotgun sequence genome:
- the SEPTIN5 gene encoding septin-5 isoform X3: MDSLAAPQDRLVEQLLSPRTQAQRRLKPTTPAAGSGPQGASHPLVHSGGDIDKQYVGFATLPNQVHRKSVKKGFDFTLMVAGESGLGKSTLVHSLFLTDLYKDRKLLSAEERISQTVEILKHTVDIEEKGVKLKLTIVDTPGFGDAVNNSECWKPITDYVDQQFEQYFRDESGLNRKNIQDNRVHCCLYFISPFGHGLRPVDVGFMKALHEKVNIVPLIAKADCLVPSEIRKLKERIREEIDKFGIHVYQFPECDSDEDEDFKQQDRELKESAPFAVIGSNTVVEAKGQRVRGRLYPWGIVEVENQAHCDFVKLRNMLIRTHMHDLKDVTCDVHYENYRAHCIQQMTSKLTQDNRMESPIPILPLPTPDAETEKLIRMKDEELRRMQEMLQKMKQQMQDQ, translated from the exons ATGGACTCTCTAGCAGCGCCCCAGGACCGCCTGGTGGAGCAGCTGCTGTCGCCGCGGACTCAGGCCCAAAGGCGGCTCAAG CCAACCACCCCCGCGGCTGGATCCGGGCCACAGGGGGCCTCCCACCCCCTGGTACACTCGGGAGGG GATATCGACAAGCAGTACGTGGGCTTTGCCACGCTGCCCAACCAGGTGCACCGGAAGTCGGTGAAGAAGGGCTTTGATTTCACGCTCATGGTGGCCG GTGAGTCGGGCCTGGGGAAGTCCACACTGGTCCACAGCCTCTTCCTAACCGACCTGTACAAGGACCGGAAACTCCTCAGTGCTGAGG AGCGCATCAGCCAGACGGTAGAGATCCTGAAGCACACAGTGGACATCGAGGAGAAGGGCGTCAAGCTAAAACTCACCATTGTGGACACGCCGGGCTTTGGGGATGCTGTAAACAACTCTGAATG CTGGAAGCCCATTACCGACTACGTGGACCAGCAGTTTGAGCAGTATTTCCGGGACGAGAGCGGCCTCAACCGCAAGAACATCCAAGACAACCGGGTGCATTGCTGCCTGTACTTTATCTCTCCATTCGGGCACGG GCTGCGGCCAGTGGATGTGGGTTTCATGAAGGCCCTACACGAGAAGGTGAACATTGTGCCCCTCATTGCCAAGGCTGACTGTCTGGTCCCCAGTGAGATACGGAAGCTGAAGGAGCGG ATCCGGGAGGAGATTGACAAGTTTGGGATCCATGTGTACCAGTTCCCTGAGTGTGACTCAGATGAGGACGAGGACTTCAAGCAACAGGATCGGGAACTAAAG GAAAGCGCACCCTTCGCGGTTATTGGCAGCAACACGGTGGTGGAGGCCAAGGGGCAGCGAGTCCGGGGGCGGCTGTACCCGTGGGGGATTGTGGAAG TGGAGAACCAGGCGCACTGCGACTTCGTGAAGCTGCGCAACATGCTCATCCGCACGCACATGCACGACCTCAAGGACGTGACGTGCGACGTGCACTATGAGAACTATCGCGCACACTGCATCCAGCAGATGACCAG CAAACTGACCCAGGACAACCGCATGGAGAGCCCCATCCCCATCCTGCCACTGCCCACCCCTGATGCTGAGACGGAGAAGCTTATTAGGATGAAAGATGAGGAG ctAAGGCGCATGCAGGAGATGCTGCAGAAGATGAAGCAGCAAATGCAGGACCAGTGA
- the SEPTIN5 gene encoding septin-5 isoform X1 has product MSTGLRYKSKLATPAEDKQDIDKQYVGFATLPNQVHRKSVKKGFDFTLMVAGESGLGKSTLVHSLFLTDLYKDRKLLSAEERISQTVEILKHTVDIEEKGVKLKLTIVDTPGFGDAVNNSECWKPITDYVDQQFEQYFRDESGLNRKNIQDNRVHCCLYFISPFGHGLRPVDVGFMKALHEKVNIVPLIAKADCLVPSEIRKLKERIREEIDKFGIHVYQFPECDSDEDEDFKQQDRELKESAPFAVIGSNTVVEAKGQRVRGRLYPWGIVEVENQAHCDFVKLRNMLIRTHMHDLKDVTCDVHYENYRAHCIQQMTSKLTQDNRMESPIPILPLPTPDAETEKLIRMKDEELRRMQEMLQKMKQQMQDQ; this is encoded by the exons ATGAGCACAGGCCTGAGGTACAAGAGCAAGCTGGCGACTCCAG CAGAAGACAAGCAG GATATCGACAAGCAGTACGTGGGCTTTGCCACGCTGCCCAACCAGGTGCACCGGAAGTCGGTGAAGAAGGGCTTTGATTTCACGCTCATGGTGGCCG GTGAGTCGGGCCTGGGGAAGTCCACACTGGTCCACAGCCTCTTCCTAACCGACCTGTACAAGGACCGGAAACTCCTCAGTGCTGAGG AGCGCATCAGCCAGACGGTAGAGATCCTGAAGCACACAGTGGACATCGAGGAGAAGGGCGTCAAGCTAAAACTCACCATTGTGGACACGCCGGGCTTTGGGGATGCTGTAAACAACTCTGAATG CTGGAAGCCCATTACCGACTACGTGGACCAGCAGTTTGAGCAGTATTTCCGGGACGAGAGCGGCCTCAACCGCAAGAACATCCAAGACAACCGGGTGCATTGCTGCCTGTACTTTATCTCTCCATTCGGGCACGG GCTGCGGCCAGTGGATGTGGGTTTCATGAAGGCCCTACACGAGAAGGTGAACATTGTGCCCCTCATTGCCAAGGCTGACTGTCTGGTCCCCAGTGAGATACGGAAGCTGAAGGAGCGG ATCCGGGAGGAGATTGACAAGTTTGGGATCCATGTGTACCAGTTCCCTGAGTGTGACTCAGATGAGGACGAGGACTTCAAGCAACAGGATCGGGAACTAAAG GAAAGCGCACCCTTCGCGGTTATTGGCAGCAACACGGTGGTGGAGGCCAAGGGGCAGCGAGTCCGGGGGCGGCTGTACCCGTGGGGGATTGTGGAAG TGGAGAACCAGGCGCACTGCGACTTCGTGAAGCTGCGCAACATGCTCATCCGCACGCACATGCACGACCTCAAGGACGTGACGTGCGACGTGCACTATGAGAACTATCGCGCACACTGCATCCAGCAGATGACCAG CAAACTGACCCAGGACAACCGCATGGAGAGCCCCATCCCCATCCTGCCACTGCCCACCCCTGATGCTGAGACGGAGAAGCTTATTAGGATGAAAGATGAGGAG ctAAGGCGCATGCAGGAGATGCTGCAGAAGATGAAGCAGCAAATGCAGGACCAGTGA
- the SEPTIN5 gene encoding septin-5 isoform X4, which translates to MDSLAAPQDRLVEQLLSPRTQAQRRLKDIDKQYVGFATLPNQVHRKSVKKGFDFTLMVAGESGLGKSTLVHSLFLTDLYKDRKLLSAEERISQTVEILKHTVDIEEKGVKLKLTIVDTPGFGDAVNNSECWKPITDYVDQQFEQYFRDESGLNRKNIQDNRVHCCLYFISPFGHGLRPVDVGFMKALHEKVNIVPLIAKADCLVPSEIRKLKERIREEIDKFGIHVYQFPECDSDEDEDFKQQDRELKESAPFAVIGSNTVVEAKGQRVRGRLYPWGIVEVENQAHCDFVKLRNMLIRTHMHDLKDVTCDVHYENYRAHCIQQMTSKLTQDNRMESPIPILPLPTPDAETEKLIRMKDEELRRMQEMLQKMKQQMQDQ; encoded by the exons ATGGACTCTCTAGCAGCGCCCCAGGACCGCCTGGTGGAGCAGCTGCTGTCGCCGCGGACTCAGGCCCAAAGGCGGCTCAAG GATATCGACAAGCAGTACGTGGGCTTTGCCACGCTGCCCAACCAGGTGCACCGGAAGTCGGTGAAGAAGGGCTTTGATTTCACGCTCATGGTGGCCG GTGAGTCGGGCCTGGGGAAGTCCACACTGGTCCACAGCCTCTTCCTAACCGACCTGTACAAGGACCGGAAACTCCTCAGTGCTGAGG AGCGCATCAGCCAGACGGTAGAGATCCTGAAGCACACAGTGGACATCGAGGAGAAGGGCGTCAAGCTAAAACTCACCATTGTGGACACGCCGGGCTTTGGGGATGCTGTAAACAACTCTGAATG CTGGAAGCCCATTACCGACTACGTGGACCAGCAGTTTGAGCAGTATTTCCGGGACGAGAGCGGCCTCAACCGCAAGAACATCCAAGACAACCGGGTGCATTGCTGCCTGTACTTTATCTCTCCATTCGGGCACGG GCTGCGGCCAGTGGATGTGGGTTTCATGAAGGCCCTACACGAGAAGGTGAACATTGTGCCCCTCATTGCCAAGGCTGACTGTCTGGTCCCCAGTGAGATACGGAAGCTGAAGGAGCGG ATCCGGGAGGAGATTGACAAGTTTGGGATCCATGTGTACCAGTTCCCTGAGTGTGACTCAGATGAGGACGAGGACTTCAAGCAACAGGATCGGGAACTAAAG GAAAGCGCACCCTTCGCGGTTATTGGCAGCAACACGGTGGTGGAGGCCAAGGGGCAGCGAGTCCGGGGGCGGCTGTACCCGTGGGGGATTGTGGAAG TGGAGAACCAGGCGCACTGCGACTTCGTGAAGCTGCGCAACATGCTCATCCGCACGCACATGCACGACCTCAAGGACGTGACGTGCGACGTGCACTATGAGAACTATCGCGCACACTGCATCCAGCAGATGACCAG CAAACTGACCCAGGACAACCGCATGGAGAGCCCCATCCCCATCCTGCCACTGCCCACCCCTGATGCTGAGACGGAGAAGCTTATTAGGATGAAAGATGAGGAG ctAAGGCGCATGCAGGAGATGCTGCAGAAGATGAAGCAGCAAATGCAGGACCAGTGA
- the SEPTIN5 gene encoding septin-5 isoform X2, which translates to MSTGLRYKSKLATPEDKQDIDKQYVGFATLPNQVHRKSVKKGFDFTLMVAGESGLGKSTLVHSLFLTDLYKDRKLLSAEERISQTVEILKHTVDIEEKGVKLKLTIVDTPGFGDAVNNSECWKPITDYVDQQFEQYFRDESGLNRKNIQDNRVHCCLYFISPFGHGLRPVDVGFMKALHEKVNIVPLIAKADCLVPSEIRKLKERIREEIDKFGIHVYQFPECDSDEDEDFKQQDRELKESAPFAVIGSNTVVEAKGQRVRGRLYPWGIVEVENQAHCDFVKLRNMLIRTHMHDLKDVTCDVHYENYRAHCIQQMTSKLTQDNRMESPIPILPLPTPDAETEKLIRMKDEELRRMQEMLQKMKQQMQDQ; encoded by the exons ATGAGCACAGGCCTGAGGTACAAGAGCAAGCTGGCGACTCCAG AAGACAAGCAG GATATCGACAAGCAGTACGTGGGCTTTGCCACGCTGCCCAACCAGGTGCACCGGAAGTCGGTGAAGAAGGGCTTTGATTTCACGCTCATGGTGGCCG GTGAGTCGGGCCTGGGGAAGTCCACACTGGTCCACAGCCTCTTCCTAACCGACCTGTACAAGGACCGGAAACTCCTCAGTGCTGAGG AGCGCATCAGCCAGACGGTAGAGATCCTGAAGCACACAGTGGACATCGAGGAGAAGGGCGTCAAGCTAAAACTCACCATTGTGGACACGCCGGGCTTTGGGGATGCTGTAAACAACTCTGAATG CTGGAAGCCCATTACCGACTACGTGGACCAGCAGTTTGAGCAGTATTTCCGGGACGAGAGCGGCCTCAACCGCAAGAACATCCAAGACAACCGGGTGCATTGCTGCCTGTACTTTATCTCTCCATTCGGGCACGG GCTGCGGCCAGTGGATGTGGGTTTCATGAAGGCCCTACACGAGAAGGTGAACATTGTGCCCCTCATTGCCAAGGCTGACTGTCTGGTCCCCAGTGAGATACGGAAGCTGAAGGAGCGG ATCCGGGAGGAGATTGACAAGTTTGGGATCCATGTGTACCAGTTCCCTGAGTGTGACTCAGATGAGGACGAGGACTTCAAGCAACAGGATCGGGAACTAAAG GAAAGCGCACCCTTCGCGGTTATTGGCAGCAACACGGTGGTGGAGGCCAAGGGGCAGCGAGTCCGGGGGCGGCTGTACCCGTGGGGGATTGTGGAAG TGGAGAACCAGGCGCACTGCGACTTCGTGAAGCTGCGCAACATGCTCATCCGCACGCACATGCACGACCTCAAGGACGTGACGTGCGACGTGCACTATGAGAACTATCGCGCACACTGCATCCAGCAGATGACCAG CAAACTGACCCAGGACAACCGCATGGAGAGCCCCATCCCCATCCTGCCACTGCCCACCCCTGATGCTGAGACGGAGAAGCTTATTAGGATGAAAGATGAGGAG ctAAGGCGCATGCAGGAGATGCTGCAGAAGATGAAGCAGCAAATGCAGGACCAGTGA